In the genome of Burkholderia diffusa, one region contains:
- a CDS encoding Hpt domain-containing protein, whose amino-acid sequence MLDESLSAIDEAMAHGDWETVGSRVHSIKGAFAMIHEQAVIDACLRLEDVIRHAPAVDGRDASDALAGVRTNVTSVLERIATDHESRHAGASD is encoded by the coding sequence ATCCTGGACGAGTCGCTGTCGGCCATTGACGAGGCGATGGCCCATGGCGACTGGGAAACCGTAGGCTCGCGCGTTCATTCGATCAAGGGTGCATTTGCGATGATTCACGAGCAGGCGGTGATCGATGCCTGTTTGCGGCTGGAGGACGTGATTCGCCACGCGCCGGCCGTTGACGGCAGAGACGCGTCCGATGCGCTCGCCGGGGTGCGCACCAATGTGACGTCGGTGCTCGAGCGGATCGCGACGGATCACGAATCGCGTCATGCCGGGGCGAGCGATTGA
- a CDS encoding fimbrial protein — protein sequence MKKNALLPILLVSAGFFSAATAYASDGTITFNGNVIASTCKPDGGPADLTVTLPPVSTTALGEAGKSAGRTPFSLSLTGCSTSEGNPTKVAVTFEAGPSVNQSTGRLTVDAGTTEAPGAKNVELQVLNAQQQPVKVGAAGDQNSLLVDIGKDGKAKMDYYAEYIATGAVEAGAVNTRVQYSLNYQ from the coding sequence ATGAAGAAAAACGCACTCCTCCCGATCTTGCTCGTTTCGGCAGGTTTCTTCTCCGCCGCGACTGCTTACGCATCCGACGGCACGATCACGTTCAACGGTAATGTCATTGCGTCGACCTGCAAACCCGACGGCGGGCCCGCAGACCTTACGGTGACGCTGCCGCCGGTGTCCACGACCGCGCTGGGAGAGGCGGGCAAGTCGGCAGGCCGGACCCCGTTCAGTCTGTCCCTGACCGGATGCTCGACCAGCGAGGGCAATCCGACCAAGGTTGCCGTGACCTTCGAAGCCGGCCCGAGCGTCAATCAATCGACGGGCCGCCTGACCGTCGATGCGGGGACGACCGAGGCGCCTGGCGCCAAGAACGTGGAACTCCAGGTGTTGAACGCACAGCAGCAACCGGTGAAGGTCGGGGCAGCGGGCGATCAGAATTCGCTGCTCGTCGACATTGGCAAGGACGGCAAGGCCAAGATGGATTACTACGCCGAATATATTGCAACGGGCGCCGTTGAAGCCGGTGCGGTCAATACGCGCGTTCAGTACTCCCTGAACTACCAGTAA
- a CDS encoding molecular chaperone yields the protein MKKRKLLSTLLVVVSTFLCANASAGVVLAGTRVIFSGAEREVTVKVANEGKVPALVQAWFDTGNFNESPDLIDVPFTLTPSMFRLEPGRGQMLRIIRDGDTLPSDKESLFWLNVLEIPPSASRADGRNKLQVAFRTRVKMMYRPDGLPGSASSAPSELQWSFARKGTGGYTLSAVNPTPYVVNLGYVMLKSGGNEYEAKPGYVLPRSTSAFDVEKAIAQPADNVTVKFGAIDDWGGTRTYELPVHRSGKAE from the coding sequence ATGAAGAAAAGGAAGCTCCTGTCAACACTCCTCGTCGTCGTCTCGACCTTTCTTTGTGCCAATGCGTCGGCAGGTGTCGTGCTGGCCGGAACGCGCGTGATCTTCTCCGGCGCAGAGCGTGAGGTGACCGTCAAGGTGGCGAATGAAGGGAAGGTGCCGGCGTTGGTCCAGGCATGGTTCGACACGGGCAACTTCAATGAATCTCCGGATCTGATCGACGTGCCCTTCACGTTGACACCCAGCATGTTTCGTCTGGAGCCCGGCCGTGGTCAGATGCTTCGCATCATTCGCGACGGTGACACGCTGCCAAGCGACAAGGAATCGCTGTTCTGGCTCAACGTGCTGGAAATTCCACCGAGCGCCTCGCGTGCAGATGGCCGGAACAAGCTTCAGGTTGCCTTCCGGACCCGAGTAAAGATGATGTACCGCCCTGATGGACTGCCAGGTTCCGCAAGTTCGGCGCCATCAGAATTGCAGTGGAGTTTCGCGCGTAAGGGTACGGGCGGATACACGTTGAGCGCAGTGAACCCGACGCCCTACGTCGTCAACTTGGGATACGTCATGTTGAAGTCGGGGGGAAATGAATACGAGGCTAAACCGGGATACGTGTTGCCGAGAAGCACGAGCGCTTTCGACGTCGAAAAAGCAATTGCGCAGCCGGCCGACAACGTCACAGTCAAGTTCGGTGCAATTGACGATTGGGGCGGTACGCGCACCTACGAACTTCCCGTGCATCGCAGCGGGAAAGCTGAATAA